From one Micromonospora siamensis genomic stretch:
- a CDS encoding AfsR/SARP family transcriptional regulator, with translation MGGGPVEVRFGVLGPVLAWDDAGVPIDLRGPAHRAVLARLVVARGHVVPVGRLVDDLWDEPPAGGVGAVRTFVAALRRALEPRRPPRQPARLLVTEGPGYALRAPADAVDAWWFEARVGRAAQAAPQRALEVLDEALGRWRGPAYADFADAPWARAERHRLDQLRLQAVELRAGTLLTLGRAAEVVPDLDAQVAEHPWREESWRLLALALYRAGRQGDALAVLRRARELLRDQLGVDPGPRLRQAETDILRQADQPADGAAERIWAKAAATYDRAVAAGARGRLESTVGLLRSLAVAGAGGLTAAREQRYPAIAAAERLGDPELTARVIGGYDVPAIWTRSDDPAQAARIVDAAERALAGLDPGSPDGARARLLATIAVESRGTRADRGPQAAREAERMARALGDPALLAFTLNGVWMQTFHRAGLAPERDAIGAELVALSSRHGLTTYEILGHLVRLQARGALGDLTGADEHAAAVDRLAERDERPLAGVFTRWYRAMRLAATGAAVPRARDAYREAAAHLDGAGMPGVERGLLPLALLCLDTWHGQPTALDEDTDWGPYAPWARPLVLLARDRPADAARALRRTPQPPRDLLFEALWVLTGEAAIRLDDRARMRRARDELTPAVGELAGAGSGMLTVGPVAHHLDRLTAALG, from the coding sequence GTGGGAGGTGGTCCGGTGGAGGTCCGGTTCGGGGTGCTGGGACCGGTGCTGGCCTGGGACGACGCCGGCGTGCCGATCGACCTGAGGGGGCCGGCGCACCGGGCCGTCCTGGCCCGCCTGGTGGTCGCCCGCGGGCACGTCGTACCCGTCGGGCGCCTCGTCGACGACCTGTGGGACGAACCGCCGGCGGGCGGAGTGGGCGCGGTCCGCACCTTCGTGGCGGCGCTGCGCCGCGCGCTGGAGCCGCGACGCCCACCCCGGCAGCCGGCCCGGCTGCTGGTCACCGAGGGCCCCGGGTACGCGCTGCGGGCACCCGCCGACGCGGTGGACGCCTGGTGGTTCGAGGCGCGGGTCGGCCGGGCTGCGCAGGCCGCGCCGCAGCGGGCGCTGGAGGTGCTCGACGAGGCACTGGGCCGCTGGCGGGGCCCGGCGTACGCCGACTTCGCCGACGCGCCGTGGGCCCGGGCGGAGCGGCACCGGCTCGACCAGCTCCGGTTGCAGGCGGTCGAGCTGCGGGCCGGAACGCTGCTCACGCTCGGACGGGCCGCCGAGGTGGTGCCGGACCTGGACGCCCAGGTGGCCGAGCATCCGTGGCGGGAGGAGTCGTGGCGGCTGCTGGCCCTGGCCCTGTACCGGGCCGGCCGCCAGGGCGACGCCCTCGCGGTGCTGCGCCGCGCCCGGGAACTGCTCCGCGACCAGCTCGGGGTGGATCCGGGCCCGCGCCTGCGCCAGGCGGAGACCGACATCCTGCGCCAGGCCGACCAGCCGGCCGACGGCGCCGCGGAGCGGATCTGGGCGAAGGCCGCCGCGACGTACGACCGGGCGGTGGCCGCCGGTGCCCGGGGGCGACTGGAGTCCACGGTCGGCCTGCTGCGCAGCCTGGCGGTGGCCGGTGCGGGCGGTCTGACCGCCGCGCGCGAACAGCGGTACCCGGCCATCGCCGCCGCCGAGCGGCTCGGCGACCCGGAGCTGACCGCGCGGGTGATCGGCGGCTACGACGTGCCGGCGATCTGGACCCGCTCGGACGACCCGGCGCAGGCCGCCCGGATCGTGGACGCGGCGGAACGGGCGCTGGCCGGCCTCGACCCCGGCTCGCCCGACGGCGCCCGGGCCCGCCTGCTGGCCACCATCGCGGTGGAGTCCCGGGGCACCCGGGCGGACCGTGGGCCGCAGGCCGCCCGGGAGGCGGAGCGGATGGCGCGGGCACTGGGCGATCCGGCCCTGCTGGCGTTCACCCTCAACGGCGTGTGGATGCAGACCTTCCACCGGGCGGGCCTGGCCCCCGAGCGGGACGCTATCGGCGCCGAACTCGTGGCGCTGTCCAGCCGGCACGGGCTGACCACGTACGAGATACTCGGCCACCTGGTCCGCCTCCAGGCCCGGGGCGCGCTCGGCGACCTCACCGGCGCCGACGAGCACGCGGCGGCCGTGGACCGGCTCGCCGAGCGGGACGAGCGGCCGCTGGCCGGGGTGTTCACCCGGTGGTACCGGGCCATGCGGCTGGCCGCGACCGGTGCGGCCGTGCCGCGGGCGCGGGACGCCTACCGGGAGGCGGCGGCACACCTCGACGGCGCCGGCATGCCCGGCGTCGAGCGGGGCCTGCTCCCGCTGGCCCTGCTCTGCCTGGACACCTGGCACGGGCAGCCGACCGCCCTCGACGAGGACACCGACTGGGGGCCGTACGCGCCCTGGGCCCGTCCGCTGGTGCTGCTGGCGCGGGACCGTCCCGCCGACGCCGCGCGGGCCCTGCGCCGGACCCCGCAGCCGCCACGC